In Pyrus communis chromosome 15, drPyrComm1.1, whole genome shotgun sequence, the genomic stretch GTTAAAACGCCAACCAGGACCACATGGTTGAAAGttgaggatttggatcctcttctgagctaatggagaggattcTCGTAACCAATCATcgtggaccgttagatttttatataacggctacaaacagaaatttcctttaaaattataataattgtaattgttGGATAAAAATTTAACTGTCTATGATAATTGATTAGGAgaatcctctccattagcttaGAAGAGGATCTAAATTCGAAAGTTGAGACAGAAGATAGACTATTGACTACTAAGCTAGCTAGGGGTTTTAATTCGAGATGTGATGAGATACCGAGTGGAAATGACCATTGACTATAAGCCGATTTGACAAGTCATAAGAATCCATCAGAAAGATGAGCCGTATGTTGCACTTTGGTCGCCTTGTAAATCATGGCACAATTTGCAGACGTGAGCGTAATTACATTTAAAAATAGATTTGTTTTGCGCTGTTCATTGACTGTAATTATTGACATGATTTTTGCTTTGTATTGAGTGTAACTACATTATTTAGAGTAAAGTATTTTTTGTTATGCACAGAGTGTAAATCTCTAATTATGCTTTAGATTAGTTTTACGTAAAATATCCTTTATATCAACAGACTCAATTTCCACCCTTTGTCATTTTTGGTTGACTGTCTTTCAATGTGATTTGCTACGCACCTATTGGAAATGGGGTTTTTCTTACTAAAAGGACTTTGAGCGTACATAATTTAACTTTAGCTTACATAATTTAACTTTAAAAGAATGTTCCTTGTCAAAGTTTTCAATATCCTGCTTAGTTACAAGTTTTACGATAGTCTTGATTTGGGGTACTTTGTTGGTTCAGTATGTTTTCTTCGGCCTGCCGCGGGTTTCTTCTCTTTTGGCATTTTATTTGTTGCAACCGTACAAATTGTATTAAACCTTTCAACAAGTCCAATTCAATTCTGCTTAAGAATAAATAAGCATCAATTAGGACCATTGATCTCACGTTTCAACCAAAGTTATCCCTCGCTACGCTTTCATGTCGAATGCCGATCATAAGAAAACTTTAAAGAGCGAATGTAATGATCCTAGTCAAATGTATTGCATACACCATTACACCAGCGAGTCTGCTACTCGATACAAAAATGCAGAAACTTTTCTCTTTAATGCTGCACGCATTTACCAAACTGAATTCACCGGAGGAAAAAAACCGTTAAAAGTGGTGACAAATCGACATGATTATGTGCAGGGAAAAGGAAAAAGCGGTCGCGCTCACAAAAAATGTTCAGTGAAGTTCTATTGACATTCATGTTCATCACAGGAAGGGATGATTTAGGTTGTAGATGACAACACTCACCAATGTTTAGTTAGCAGTCGCCACGACATGAACGCAAtcagagaaaaacaaaatgcaaaTAGGAAAGCTCACCATATAACATGTATTTGGGGATGGTTGAGCTGGATCATGTGTCGGAGAGAAGGTATATTTCCAGTAGATTGCATGACCGCTATACTACATCAGATGTTGCTTGTCCGCCTAGATGGTCAAACCCCTTTTTACCAACACCGGAAATGTGCACTTGCATTTCATCCTTACCAACAAGCTCAAATATGCAAACATCTCCAAAGTTGATGTCATTTCCGCGTACAAACGCCATCCACCCTCCACAAAAGGTATGCACCACGCGCCCCTTCGAGTCTGGGATAGAGTTCACAGTCCAACATCCCCCCTTTGAGTTTCGAAGCAGAATCTCTGTTTTATAGTTGGGGAGGTATTCTGTGGAAAACTGGTAAGGGACTTtctgcaaaataataaccaaTCTATAAGTACGAACCATGCAAAAGCAATCTTCAAAATAACAGTACAAACATTTGTGCAGGAATTGACAAGGCTCACCAATGTATACGATCCACTGATGTTGAACTTCttcatgattttcacaaaattcGGGAAACAAGAAGTGAACGATCGAGCAACTCTTTCTTCATCAAGTGTTAACTTGATTCTCAAACCCCTTTTTTGTGAATCTAGTTCATCTTCAACAACTTTTTTCCTGCGATTAACTGTCTCCATTTTATGGTTCAGAATTCAATTTAAGTTAGAAAAATGAAGGTGCCCTTGACATCAACCACAACCACtttaaacaatattattatCATGCGTTTCTTAAACACGTTGAAAATTTAATTACGTTAGCCTGAGTTTATAGATAAAAGTATAGCAAGTAAATCTAGATGCACTTCACGCTCATTTCAATCCAAACGTGGATAGCACTCATGGCCCCATCTTTGCAAGAAATTGGTAACTTACCCAACTTTTTACTGGCAACTTTTGACTGAGAGAGTGCAACTTTAGTAAGAGATCTTGATGTGCTGCCATATTTCCTTGTATCATTAACGAAAGCAGGATCTTGATACATCTTTGATGATAGTTTATCAGCTATCTCTCTTATGCTCTTTGAATGGACTTTGGGAGAGTTccctttaattttctttgacaAGCCTTTGATAGTTTTATGTGTAGTAACAGCTAGCCCCGGACTTAACCAACTAGATGTTTCTCCCTTTTGAATGTGGACACGGAATTCACACTCACGCACAAGTTCAAAAATGCAGATATCTCCCAGTTGTATGTCATTACAACGAACAAACGCCATCCATCCTCCACAGAGAGTATGACTTGTGTGCACTCTAGTACTTGGCACAGAATTGACAGTCCAACTTTCTCCTTTCCAATTTTGAAGGACAATCTTTACTTTGCAGTTTGGTAAATGTGCCACTGAAAATTTATACGGGATATTCTGCAAAACATAAATCAGTCAGTGAAAAAACAATCATACACGCAAACACCCACAACAACATGCGCGAACACATACATAAGTTCATAAAAGAAAAGGAGGAAAAACTTTTAACACTGAAAAATCTATCATGAGAACACCATATAGACTTCCATGTGAAGAGAAAAAACAGAATACCGTGGACACAGTCCAGACGCCAAACCTGAACGAAGAAATGAGGAACTATCGGGACAACCTCTGGGTGATTGTGGTTAATTCCACGGGAACCAGTAAGCAAGATTTTGCATGGTTTGAGGAATTATGGAAAAGAATTGACAACCAAATTGGAAACAGTAGATCTTTTTTTGGATGCATAAGTGCAGATAATTATAATGGGACAGCACCTCAAAAAAGTGAATTGATGCAACACGTATACCTTACATAATAAACAAAACATTCCcttataagaagaaaaatatacaacaacaaagccAGAGGGAAGAACCAACCAGAGTATATGAACCACTGATGTTGAAACTTTTTATGATTCTCACGAAATAAGGGTTAGAGGAGCTAAACACTGGAGCTGCTTCATGTGCTGATGACATCTGCATACAAACTCTACCACTAACATTTAATCCATCTCCTATTCCACACATATTTTGGATCGATGCCTTTGCTGTATTTGGAACAACATCCAAACCTGCAAGcaagaataaaaatataaaaaatgcaTCTCTATGTTTTCAGTTTTGTTTGCACAGACGTAGTAAAACTCGTTATTTCAGGGTTGACATTCTAGTGCACGTGAACTTTTTTATGTTATGCCTAGAATTTAATTGAAAGAAAACTTGGGCTCCTTGCATACTTTCACTCTAAAACAGTTAAAATTATCtgtaaaacaaacaaattactataagagggaaaaagagagaaagaaaaacaggTAGACTGTGCAGAATTATCTGGTAACGGGAACGTTGTCTTTGCGTGGAAAGAGCCAATAGATCAGTTGGTTTTCTTACCAGGCTTTTCATGTGGATTCGTTTCCTTCGAACAAGTTGCGTCTTCTCGGCCCTCATCAATGCATTCTGACTGGAGTTGAGACAAGCCGTTTCTCATCTTCTTCACCGCACCATCAACCAGCTTATAGCCAGATGATGCGGCTTCCTCCCTTCCCCTTTTTCGTCCCACATACTTACATTTTTCAAAGTTGCTAGAGTCTTGGCCGTATCCAAAACGAAATGCAGCCTCTTTTTCGCACGCACTTTGATCGAAAATTAGCACGGTGAAACACAAATCAGCGTCGTAGCTAAAAACCAAGAAGTCACCACATTCCACATAATGGTCTCTCACAAATGCCGGCCACCCATGATGCAAGAACAAACCACCATTCTGTTGAATCAATTCAACACTCCACGCACTGCCGCTAGGACCAAACAACAAAACTAACCCGGACGTTCTGCCTTCCATGTGCCTCATAAATCTATCTGGGATTTTCTGTATCACAACATTGCAATCGTATCACCATCCAAAAATGCAACAAACACTGACATTAACCCACCAATATTTAACTTGGCTCAACTCTGAAGAtacaaaaattataactttttacCCTGAAATCCCAGTTGAAGTCTCTCTTCTGATCAGTAACAGAGTAAGATTTTTGCAGGATTACTAATACCAATATGCAATAAACAATTTACCTGCTTGCAACTTTAATGCACTAACCATAATTCCCAAATCCAAAGACTCTCACTTTACAAATTATTCAGCAAATTTTacaccctaaccctaattccctacaacccagaacaaaataaaatttacccaaaaacagaaaacaatgGAAAATCATAAGAGGAAGAAAATTACCAGTCTTTCGGAGCTCAAATCAGCAGAATAAAACGCAAAAAAATGAGGGCTCCTCACATTCCGAGCTTCCTTCGCCATTGAAATTAACTCTGCAAGTTTCAAACTCTAGACAGAAACCAGAATCTCTCAGCGAAATTTTCCGAGCAACCAAACAGGTCCTAA encodes the following:
- the LOC137718152 gene encoding B3 domain-containing protein Os01g0723500-like, yielding MAKEARNVRSPHFFAFYSADLSSERLKIPDRFMRHMEGRTSGLVLLFGPSGSAWSVELIQQNGGLFLHHGWPAFVRDHYVECGDFLVFSYDADLCFTVLIFDQSACEKEAAFRFGYGQDSSNFEKCKYVGRKRGREEAASSGYKLVDGAVKKMRNGLSQLQSECIDEGREDATCSKETNPHEKPGLDVVPNTAKASIQNMCGIGDGLNVSGRVCMQMSSAHEAAPVFSSSNPYFVRIIKSFNISGSYTLNIPYKFSVAHLPNCKVKIVLQNWKGESWTVNSVPSTRVHTSHTLCGGWMAFVRCNDIQLGDICIFELVRECEFRVHIQKGETSSWLSPGLAVTTHKTIKGLSKKIKGNSPKVHSKSIREIADKLSSKMYQDPAFVNDTRKYGSTSRSLTKVALSQSKVASKKLVNRRKKVVEDELDSQKRGLRIKLTLDEERVARSFTSCFPNFVKIMKKFNISGSYTLKVPYQFSTEYLPNYKTEILLRNSKGGCWTVNSIPDSKGRVVHTFCGGWMAFVRGNDINFGDVCIFELVGKDEMQVHISGVGKKGFDHLGGQATSDVV